A genome region from Brassica oleracea var. oleracea cultivar TO1000 chromosome C2, BOL, whole genome shotgun sequence includes the following:
- the LOC106327188 gene encoding uncharacterized protein LOC106327188, translated as MDQKSSQCPFVAESIIQKCPFLRNINKPTSFSLSSLSFPVPVHEGSKGPIFEDGPGFDSAFKLFHGKDGIVPLSGHSSFRDDVEDETPRAAPQFNPLAGKVATISLSAFGPGGPFGFGPFSDKFKKQQKKPKKQESGDTSKHEAVGDEWLKTGNCPIAKSYRAASKVMPLVAKALQPPPGMKFRCPAPIVAARAALSKTPLVKSLRPQPLPEKMLAIALMGMAANVPLGVWREHTIKFSPSWFVAVHAAVPFIAMLRKSVLMPKAAMALTIGASILGQVIGSRAERYRLKALAANTVAETSTVTAGDGYNEVSDGSGFAKGHCGAGEGVKEVYYNANVGESAKSTGLCY; from the exons ATGGATCAAAAATCATCCCAGTGTCCCTTCGTTGCCGAAAGCATCATCCAAAAGTGCCCTTTCCTCAGAAACATCAACAAGCCTACCAGCTTCTCCCTCTCCTCCTTGAGTTTCCCAGTTCCT GTGCACGAAGGTAGCAAAGGTCCGATTTTTGAGGATGGTCCGGGCTTTGATTCAGCTTTCAAGCTCTTCCATGGCAAAGACGGTATCGTGCCGTTATCTGGACATTCTAGTTTCAGAGATGATGTCGAAGATGAGACTCCTCGTGCTGCTCCGCAGTTCAATCCTCTTGCGGGGAAGGTAGCTACCATAAGCCTATCAGCTTTTGGTCCTGGAGGACCTTTTGGGTTTGGTCCTTTCTCTGACAAGTTCAAGAAACAACAGAAGAAACCCAAAAAACAAGAG TCTGGGGACACATCGAAACACGAGGCTGTTGGTGACGAATGGTTAAAAACAGGGAACTGTCCAATCGCTAAATCTTACAGAGCTGCAAGCAAAGTCATGCCTCTTGTTGCTAAAGCATTACAGCCACCGCCTGGTATGAAGTTTAGATGTCCAGCTCCTATAGTAGCCGCAAGAGCTGCGCTTTCCAAGACCCCTTTGGTTAAAAGCCTTCGCCCCCAGCCTTTACCTGAAAAGATGCTCGCAATCGCTCTCATGGGGATGGCTGCAAACGTGCCTCTCGGTGTTTGGAGAGAACACACCATAAAGTTTTCGCCTTCTTGGTTTGTGGCGGTCCATGCTGCTGTGCCTTTCATAGCTATGCTCAGGAAATCTGTGCTGATGCCTAAAGCAGCCATGGCTTTGACCATCGGAGCTTCGATCTTGGGACAGGTCATTGGGTCAAGAGCTGAACGTTACCGTCTCAAAGCGTTGGCTGCTAATACAGTTGCTGAAACATCCACTGTTACCGCGGGTGATGGATACAATGAGGTCTCTGATGGTTCAGGCTTTGCTAAAGGACATTGTGGTGCAGGGGAAGGAGTGAAGGAGGTTTATTACAATGCGAATGTTGGAGAATCTGCTAAATCAACTGGGCTCTGCTATTGA